Part of the Candidatus Cloacimonas sp. genome, CCATCGTAATGAATTCCTCCCGCTTTATAAAACAGCTAATATACCCGTATCTGATTATCTCTCAAACAGTTCCTATAATAGCAGTGGCACCTTTACTCATCATTTGGTTCGGTTATGGAATCAGCGCTAAAATCTTTGCTGTAGTGCTGATGTGTTTTTTTCCCATTGCTTTGGGACTTTATGATGGTTTCAGAAGTGTTTCCATAGATCAAATTCGCCTTTTAACTTCTATGGGGGCAACACCTTATAAGATTTTTACCCTGCTTAAAATTCCTGCTGCTTTACCCAATTTTTTTACCGGATTAAAATTATCTGCAACCTATAGTGTGATGGGAGCTGTTATCGGTGAATGGTTAGGCGGAACTTCCGGCTTGGGAATTTATATGACCCGGGCTACGAAGTCCTATCAGACAGCTCATATTTTTGCAGTGATTATTGTTATTGTAGCTGTAAGCTTAGCGCTGTTTGGAATCGTGGCTTTGCTGGACAGGATATTGCTGAAGTGGAAATATCATCTTACAGATGAATATCTGGAACCTGTGAAAGGAAATTAGCCACCGAGGACACCGAAAAAAAGATAAAAGCACGCAGATTACGCAGATTACACAGATTTCATTATATTTAATTAGTGGTTGTGAAGATCAGGTTAGTTAATAGGCCTTATTTAGCCAATTACTTGAAGTTAATTAGTCATCCTTCATTCTTATCCGCACATCCTGGCTGGGAATTTGTACAAAATCGCCTGGTAAATAGTTGCCGGAAAAGTGGACACGAACATAGTGGTCGCTCAAAA contains:
- a CDS encoding ABC transporter permease, producing the protein MLIFLWQAICTKGIIAFWVVPSPQQVFRVFIDYPGLIWHHLKPTLTEAISGLLISVILGSLTAIVMNSSRFIKQLIYPYLIISQTVPIIAVAPLLIIWFGYGISAKIFAVVLMCFFPIALGLYDGFRSVSIDQIRLLTSMGATPYKIFTLLKIPAALPNFFTGLKLSATYSVMGAVIGEWLGGTSGLGIYMTRATKSYQTAHIFAVIIVIVAVSLALFGIVALLDRILLKWKYHLTDEYLEPVKGN